In one window of Leptospira sp. WS92.C1 DNA:
- a CDS encoding lysophospholipase, with protein MSFHHKEYYILSSFDKSKLYCQSWTKPNANRLMIFHHGFGEHSGRYTNLIRYFAKSDINFYSFDMRGNGRSEGKRGHSDSFDQYVRDLSDFVKEVLKREQKDRFFLLGHALGGAVALRYSQEGINQDSILGLILSSPALKVRMDFKKRLKKITAGFLSRVTPATIVENALDLRYLSHDPEVIEAYQQDPLVHEKVSLQMRSELLEIGPKLIKNANVLRCPVLILHGQEDGLVDVNGSTELYKHLIYRNKRIRLYPGLYHELMNEFPEHREGVFQDIQSFLETILREKISLNVKTPSLKKNSAGTGKKKSVVTVRNS; from the coding sequence ATGAGCTTTCATCACAAAGAATACTACATTCTATCTAGTTTCGATAAATCAAAGTTATATTGTCAATCTTGGACAAAACCGAACGCAAATCGATTGATGATTTTTCATCACGGTTTTGGAGAACATAGCGGGCGTTATACGAACTTGATTCGCTACTTTGCGAAGAGTGATATCAATTTTTATTCTTTTGATATGAGAGGAAACGGACGTTCGGAAGGGAAGCGGGGACACTCCGACTCCTTTGATCAATATGTTAGGGATCTTTCCGATTTTGTAAAAGAGGTTCTCAAGAGGGAACAGAAGGATCGTTTTTTTCTTTTAGGACATGCTTTGGGCGGAGCAGTGGCGCTTCGTTATTCTCAAGAGGGAATCAATCAGGACAGTATCCTCGGATTGATCCTTAGTTCCCCTGCTTTGAAGGTAAGAATGGACTTCAAAAAGCGTCTTAAAAAAATTACCGCAGGCTTTTTGAGTAGGGTTACCCCTGCTACAATCGTTGAAAACGCACTGGATCTCCGGTATTTATCTCACGATCCCGAAGTCATCGAAGCATATCAACAGGATCCTCTTGTCCACGAAAAAGTTTCCCTCCAAATGCGTTCGGAACTTTTGGAGATTGGTCCGAAGTTGATCAAAAATGCGAACGTTCTTAGATGTCCGGTTCTGATTCTTCACGGTCAGGAAGACGGGCTCGTGGATGTAAACGGTTCCACTGAACTTTATAAACATTTGATATACAGAAATAAAAGAATCCGACTTTATCCTGGATTGTATCATGAATTGATGAACGAATTTCCGGAGCACCGAGAAGGGGTTTTTCAGGACATTCAATCCTTTTTAGAAACGATCCTTCGTGAAAAAATTTCTTTGAACGTCAAGACCCCGTCTTTAAAAAAGAATTCTGCGGGAACCGGAAAGAAAAAGAGCGTGGTGACCGTTCGAAATTCTTAA
- a CDS encoding MFS transporter gives MEKRPSEQSLLRFFGLGELANHGWNAILAFWMIMGMSFFLFADQNLIAPNLKNIGASFGLNSQEDVDWYIGGVIPILFFILGGAVSVSMGYLSQKYSRKKLIIFSVFLGEIPCFLSGFATSYPEFMVYRTLTGFGLGGIFPLLFTVLGDYFSEKSRSTAAAYVSLSMGIGLGVGQLLGGILGNADPINGWRMSFIYLSIPSFFFAIIYWMFCKEPIRGGGETEWSGIAEKFPEESFHLKWSDVRLLFKNKTNIGIFLQGIPGCVPWGVFFVFLVDYYETVYRLDKATATMLLTYAAIGVFAGTFFGGIIGQKIYNYKKKYLPIFCMTSIFLGILPCIYLLKADNVANSGLFIVVNIVTGFIISVTGPNVRATLINVNIPKNRSSMFALYNLTDDLGKGLGPAMSALILGLVPGDRSLGLSISVLFWIPCALFWLIVLRNFEKDEKNVHEYLVQEAKKIREAA, from the coding sequence ATGGAAAAAAGACCCTCGGAACAAAGCCTACTTCGTTTTTTCGGATTGGGCGAACTTGCAAATCACGGCTGGAATGCGATCCTCGCGTTCTGGATGATCATGGGGATGTCATTCTTTCTTTTTGCGGATCAGAACCTAATCGCGCCTAACTTAAAAAACATCGGCGCCTCTTTCGGTCTAAACAGCCAAGAAGATGTCGACTGGTATATCGGCGGAGTAATTCCGATTTTATTTTTTATATTAGGCGGCGCCGTTTCCGTCAGTATGGGGTATCTGTCTCAAAAATATTCCCGAAAGAAGTTGATTATCTTTTCAGTCTTCTTAGGAGAAATACCTTGTTTTCTTTCCGGATTTGCGACGAGTTATCCGGAGTTTATGGTCTATAGAACGCTCACCGGTTTCGGACTCGGAGGAATTTTTCCCCTTCTTTTCACCGTACTCGGGGATTATTTTTCCGAAAAGTCCAGATCGACCGCGGCCGCTTATGTTTCCCTTTCTATGGGAATCGGATTGGGTGTCGGCCAACTCTTAGGTGGAATTTTAGGCAATGCGGATCCGATCAACGGATGGAGAATGAGTTTTATCTATCTCTCCATTCCTTCCTTCTTTTTTGCGATTATCTATTGGATGTTTTGTAAGGAACCGATTCGAGGCGGAGGAGAAACCGAATGGTCCGGTATCGCGGAAAAGTTCCCGGAGGAAAGTTTCCATTTAAAATGGAGTGACGTTAGACTCCTTTTTAAAAACAAAACAAATATCGGAATCTTTTTACAGGGGATTCCGGGGTGTGTTCCTTGGGGAGTATTCTTCGTTTTTCTGGTCGATTACTACGAAACCGTATATCGTCTCGATAAAGCGACCGCCACCATGCTTCTCACATACGCCGCCATCGGAGTATTTGCCGGAACCTTTTTCGGTGGAATCATCGGACAGAAAATTTATAACTACAAAAAGAAATATCTTCCCATCTTTTGTATGACGAGTATCTTTCTCGGAATTCTTCCTTGTATCTATCTATTAAAGGCGGATAACGTGGCCAATTCCGGACTTTTTATAGTCGTCAATATCGTCACGGGATTTATCATCTCGGTCACGGGACCGAACGTAAGAGCTACCCTTATCAACGTGAATATTCCCAAAAATAGAAGTAGCATGTTTGCATTGTATAATCTTACCGATGATCTGGGAAAAGGATTGGGACCTGCGATGAGCGCCTTGATTTTAGGTTTGGTCCCCGGTGATCGTTCGCTCGGACTTTCCATTTCGGTTTTGTTTTGGATTCCTTGCGCGCTTTTTTGGCTGATCGTATTGAGGAATTTTGAAAAAGACGAGAAAAATGTACATGAGTATTTGGTCCAAGAAGCAAAAAAAATAAGAGAGGCTGCGTAA
- the mtnC gene encoding acireductone synthase translates to MDIRFFEFYLFDIEGTTTPIEFVHKILFPYAVRKFDSYFQTENLQEEIIEQLIREAKEDTMYSGTISNSPVDLSEYCKYLVSVDRKSGPLKEIQGRIWKTGYENGELKSSMFPDVPDFLKRIQISQKKAAVYSSGSIQAQKLIFEYSESGNLTGYFSAYFDTGVGGKRESVSYKKIAENLKLEPGKILFFTDIKEEADAATTAGLKTAVLERPGNHQQPEHSHPKLSSFESLKP, encoded by the coding sequence TTGGACATTAGATTTTTTGAATTCTATCTCTTCGACATCGAAGGAACGACAACTCCCATCGAATTCGTACATAAAATTCTTTTTCCGTATGCGGTTCGTAAATTTGATTCCTATTTTCAGACAGAAAACCTGCAAGAAGAAATCATCGAACAACTGATCCGGGAAGCCAAAGAAGACACAATGTATTCGGGAACGATTTCAAATTCTCCAGTAGATTTGAGCGAGTATTGCAAATATCTTGTTTCCGTGGACAGAAAAAGCGGTCCCTTGAAAGAAATCCAAGGTAGAATTTGGAAAACAGGATACGAAAACGGAGAGCTCAAAAGTTCTATGTTTCCGGATGTTCCCGACTTTTTAAAAAGAATTCAAATTTCACAAAAAAAAGCCGCGGTTTATTCTTCAGGAAGTATTCAAGCTCAGAAATTAATTTTTGAGTATTCAGAATCCGGAAATCTCACCGGTTACTTTTCCGCTTATTTCGACACCGGTGTGGGAGGCAAAAGAGAATCGGTTAGTTACAAAAAAATTGCGGAAAATCTGAAACTCGAACCCGGAAAGATTTTATTTTTTACTGACATCAAGGAAGAAGCGGATGCCGCAACGACAGCCGGACTCAAAACGGCGGTTTTAGAACGCCCCGGAAATCATCAACAACCGGAACACTCTCATCCAAAACTTTCCTCATTTGAAAGTTTAAAACCCTGA